The Hymenobacter swuensis DY53 genome includes the window CTCTCAAAGCGACAGTGAAACTACCAAAACGTTTCCCGTGGAACATTCTGTTTCACGCTTTGGTGAGCCGCTTTTCGGTGTAGAATCGGCTCCGGGCGCGGAATCAGGGCAGCCGCTGCTGTTTGACGCGGCCACGCCGGAACGCCTGGGGGCAAACTCTGAGCTCGTCGGCGCGGCAACAACGGGTACGGAAGCCACCCCAGAGTATTCCGTAGCCCTGGGTTTCAACCCTGAAACCTCCGCGTCAGCTACACCAGCAACGAACCACGAACAACAGTTCACGAGCAACGAGCCCATTCTGCGCGTGGAGAACCTGAACGTGCACTTTCCGATCCGGAAGGGCTTCTTCAACCGCACCAAAGAATTTGTGCGGGCCGTGGATGGGGTAAGCTTCGATATTTACCCCGGCGAGACGGTAGGGCTGGTGGGGGAGTCGGGCTGCGGCAAAACGACCCTGGGCCGGGCGCTGCTGCGGCTGGTGGAGCCCACGTCGGGCAGCATCCTGTTCGACGGTGTGAATCTGGCCGCGTTGCCTGCCGAGGCACTGCGACGGAAGCGGCGGGAGTTTCAAATGGTGTTCCAGGATCCGTACGCTGCCCTCAACCCGATGATGACCGTAGGCGAGGCCATTCTGGAACCCATGCGCGTGCACGGTGTGGGCGGCAGCCGGCAGGAGCAAAAGGCCCGGGTGCTGGAACTGCTGCGCACGGTGGGCCTCAAGGACGAGCACTTCCAGCGCTACCCCCACGAGTTCAGCGGCGGTCAGCGCCAGCGCATCTGCATTGCCCGCGCCCTAGCGCTGCAGCCCAAGTGCATCATCTGCGACGAATCCGTATCGGCCCTCGACGTATCGGTGCAGGCGCAGGTGCTCAACCTGCTCAACGACCTCAAGCGCGAGTTCGGCATCACCTACCTCTTCATCACCCACGACCTGTCGGTGGCCCGCTTCATGAGCGACCGGCTGCTGGTGATGCGCCAGGGTCGGATCGTGGAAAGCGGCCTCGCCGCCGACCTCTACGCCAACCCCCAGCACGAGTACACGAAGCAGCTGCTGGCCGCCATTCCTAAAGACACTCCCGCCGACATTCGCGCCGCCGTGGCCAGCCGGGCGTAAGTTCGTCTTTGACTTATTATAAACTGCGACGGTATGCGCATCATCTATCCTTCTCTGCCCTACGAAGTCCGCGTTGTGGATCCTATGTGGGAAGACGAATACCGATGGGCGCGGGCGCACGGTTGGGCTGTGGCCCTGTATGACAGCGAAACGCAACGCTTGGGGCCTGATAGTTCAACTCCGGCTCTTTACCGGGGCTGGATGCTTTCCGAGGGGGA containing:
- a CDS encoding ABC transporter ATP-binding protein, producing the protein MSQPILSVRNLTIDFHSHRGNTRAVQDISFELRRGETLAIVGESGSGKSVTSLALMGLIPLPPGQIVSGEARFYSDALGEVDLLQLSDKQLQKVRGNDIGMIFQEPMTSLNPVYTCGSQVVEALRLHTSLSEKEAAARTVELFTMAQLPRPEKIFTSYPHEISGGQKQRVMIAMAMACNPALLIADEPTTALDVTVQARMLRLIDDLRRQHNTAVIFITHDLGVVAEIADRILVMYRGRVVEQGAVLDIFTNPQHPYTKGLLACRPKLSVGRKKLPVVADFMRETADGGFVSTETEFVQVADGLVPGSVQAASQSDSETTKTFPVEHSVSRFGEPLFGVESAPGAESGQPLLFDAATPERLGANSELVGAATTGTEATPEYSVALGFNPETSASATPATNHEQQFTSNEPILRVENLNVHFPIRKGFFNRTKEFVRAVDGVSFDIYPGETVGLVGESGCGKTTLGRALLRLVEPTSGSILFDGVNLAALPAEALRRKRREFQMVFQDPYAALNPMMTVGEAILEPMRVHGVGGSRQEQKARVLELLRTVGLKDEHFQRYPHEFSGGQRQRICIARALALQPKCIICDESVSALDVSVQAQVLNLLNDLKREFGITYLFITHDLSVARFMSDRLLVMRQGRIVESGLAADLYANPQHEYTKQLLAAIPKDTPADIRAAVASRA